Proteins encoded together in one Salvelinus namaycush isolate Seneca chromosome 26, SaNama_1.0, whole genome shotgun sequence window:
- the sdf2 gene encoding stromal cell-derived factor 2 yields MDNCTGHSHFLLSAFLLTCLFGLSLGTELSFVTCGSVVKLLNVKHNVRLHSHDVRYGSGSGQQSVTGVTTVEDSNSYWSVRGTSGALCHRGTPIKCGQTIRLTHVNTGRNLHSHYFSSPLSSNQEVSAFGEEGEGDHLDEWTVQCGGAVWQREEAVRFQHASTDALLSITGEQYGRPIHGQREVHAMTGPSQHSLWRAMEGVYMKPSESPLGNKDYSHPLHTEF; encoded by the exons ATGGATAACTGTACTGGTCATTCACACTTTTTATTGAGCGCTTTCTTATTAACATGTTTATTTGGGCTATCGCTCGGGACGGAACTAAGCTTTGTGACTTGCGGCTCGGTCGTGAAGCTGTTAAATGTAAAGCACAATGTCAGACTGCACTCTCACGACGTGCGCTACGGCTCCG GCAGCGGGCAGCAGTCAGTAACAGGCGTGACCACGGTGGAGGACAGTAACAGTTACTGGAGTGTACGGGGCACCAGCGGGGCCCTGTGTCACCGGGGGACTCCTATTAAGTGTGGTCAGACCATCCGCCTCACACATGTCAACACTGGACGCAACCTGCACAGCCACTACTTCTCCTCTCCGCTTTCCTCCAACCAG gaGGTGAGTGCGTTTggtgaggagggagaaggagaccaCCTGGATGAGTGGACGGTGCAGTGTGGAGGGGCGGTGTGGCAGCGCGAGGAGGCTGTCCGCTTCCAGCACGCCTCCACCGATGCATTGCTATCGATTACGGGGGAGCAGTATGGCCGGCCCATCCACGGGCAGAGGGAAGTGCACGCCATGACGGGCCCCAGCCAGCACAGCCTGTGGAGGGCCATGGAGGGGGTCTATATGAAGCCCAGTGAAAGCCCACTAGGGAACAAGGACTACAGCCATCCTCTACACACAGAGTTCTGA